One Rhodoferax ferrireducens T118 DNA segment encodes these proteins:
- a CDS encoding HupU protein produces the protein MALNVLWLQSGGCGGCSMSLLCADTTDFPALLRSNGIRLLWHPALSLAGEQDLIQLLERCLAGQLQLDALCIEGALLRGPQGTGRFHRLAGTGVAMTDWVRRLAGVAAHVVAVGSCAAWGGITTAGRNPTDACGLQYEDDQPGGLLGTDFRAGAGLPVINIAGCPTHPGWVLDTLMMLAAHQLTEEDLDPLGRPRFYADQLVHHACTRNEYYEYKASAAKPTDLGCLMENMGCKGTQAHADCNTRLWNGDGSCLRGGFACINCTAPGFQSPGHPFHITPKLAGIPIGLPVDMPKAWFVALASLSKSATPRRVKVNSHSDHVVLPPVARKTRLR, from the coding sequence ATGGCACTGAACGTGTTGTGGTTGCAATCCGGCGGTTGCGGGGGCTGCAGTATGTCGCTGCTGTGCGCCGATACGACCGACTTCCCGGCCCTCTTGCGCAGCAACGGCATCAGGCTGCTGTGGCATCCCGCGCTGTCGCTGGCGGGCGAGCAGGACTTGATCCAGCTGCTGGAACGCTGCCTGGCAGGCCAGTTGCAACTGGACGCACTGTGTATTGAAGGGGCGCTGCTACGCGGCCCGCAGGGTACGGGGCGTTTCCACAGGCTGGCTGGCACCGGCGTCGCGATGACCGATTGGGTGCGCCGGCTCGCCGGCGTGGCCGCGCATGTGGTGGCGGTCGGCAGTTGCGCGGCCTGGGGCGGCATCACGACCGCGGGCCGCAACCCGACCGATGCCTGCGGGTTGCAGTATGAAGATGATCAGCCAGGCGGCCTGCTGGGTACCGACTTTCGGGCTGGAGCTGGGCTGCCGGTGATCAACATCGCGGGTTGCCCGACCCACCCCGGCTGGGTACTCGACACGCTGATGATGCTGGCCGCCCATCAACTGACCGAAGAGGACCTTGACCCCTTGGGGCGGCCGCGTTTTTATGCCGACCAACTGGTGCACCACGCCTGCACCCGCAACGAGTATTACGAATACAAGGCCAGTGCGGCCAAGCCCACCGACCTGGGTTGCCTGATGGAAAACATGGGTTGCAAGGGCACGCAGGCGCACGCCGACTGCAACACCCGGCTCTGGAACGGTGATGGTTCCTGCCTGCGCGGCGGCTTTGCCTGCATCAACTGCACCGCGCCGGGTTTTCAAAGCCCCGGTCATCCGTTTCACATCACCCCGAAGCTGGCGGGCATCCCGATCGGCCTGCCCGTGGACATGCCCAAGGCCTGGTTTGTGGCGCTGGCTTCCTTGTCCAAGAGCGCCACGCCCCGGCGCGTCAAGGTCAATTCGCACAGCGACCACGTGGTGCTGCCGCCAGTGGCTCGCAAGACGCGGCTGCGCTAA